The sequence below is a genomic window from Shinella zoogloeoides.
ACTGCACTGTTAACGACCTTAGCAGCCTTTTCCCAAAACGGCACTGGCTCCCGCGAAAACAGGTTAATTAAACACTAATTTCCGAAGCGTGCGGTAATTTCTGTGGCAAGTGTTGCACCTTCGTTACGGTATCTCTCTTCTGCGACAACCGCCGAGTCGGTGCAAGCCGTGTAGATGGCGGCGAAGGAGCGATATCCACGGTTGAACGCCGCCGTCAGCTTTTCCTGCCGCTTCGGCTCGTTCGCCGCTTCGAGCTCGATCAGCCGCTGCATCGAGGCGCGCCAGTTGTCCTCCGCCTTGTCCATGCAAAGGTTGCGCAGGTAGTGCACGGCGCCGACGATCTCGGAAAGGCGCTCCAGCCGCTCGTCATAGGGGGCGGGCTTCTCCTCGACGGCGGGGGTCGGCGGCGTTTCCTTGGCCTTGTCGCCCTTCGCCTGCTGGGCGAGGGCGGGTGCGGCGAAGGCGAGCGCGAGGAGGAGGGCGAGCCGAATCACCTTCATGCGCCGCGCCCCGTCCGCTCCGCTTCCAGCCGGAGGATGCATTCGCGCACGCTGTCGGGGGCGGGCATTTTCTCGATCTGCGCCGCCGTGTACCAGCCGACGCTCGCCGCATCGTCGGAGGCGACCGCGACGGCCATCGGATCCGCCTTCACCTTGAACACGGAGAGAAAGAAGGAGGGGCTGCCGGGACCGTCTTCGCGGCCGGGCAGGTCGTAGGTGGCAAAAAGCATCGGCTTTTCGCCCTGAATGCCGGTTTCCTCGAGAAGTTCGCGGATCGCCGTTTCGGCCGGCGTCTCGCCCTCTTCGCCGCGCCCGCCTGGAAAAGCATACATGGCATCCGACGGCGGCTTGCTGCGCAACACGAGCAGGTAGCGCCCGTCACGCTCGATAATGGCGGAGGAGGCAGGCTGGGGCTTCTTCGACTTCTTCATCGCTGTCCGGTTCGATTGCGCTTCATTGACCCCTTATAGGCAAAGTGCGATGACGACGCCATGTGTGGACGATTTGCATTGCTGGCGAAGACGGACCTCGCCGAGGCCTATTTCGACCTTGCCGAACTGGACGACCTGCCCGAGCGCTACAACATCGCGCCGACGCAGCCGATCCTGATCGTCGTCGCGGACGACAGGCAGAGGCCGGGAAGCAACCTGCCGGAACGCAAGGCGATGCTGGTGCGCTGGGGCTTCATGCCCGGCTGGGTGAAGGACCCGCGCGACTTTCCGCTGCTCATCAATGCGCGTTCGGAGACGGCGATCGGCAAGGCCTCGTTCCGCGCCGCCATGCGCCACCGCCGCATCCTCGTGCCGGCCACCGGCTTCTTCGAATGGCGCCGGCCGGAGGAGAAGGGCGCGAAGGCGCAGGCCTATTTCATCCGCCCGAAAAAGGGCGAGATCGTCGCCTTCGCCGGCCTCATGGAGACCTGGTCGTCGGCCGACGGCTCGGAGGTCGATACCGGCGCGATCCTGACGACGGCGGCGAACAACGACATTTCCCGCATTCACGACCGCATGCCGGTCGTCATCCGCCAGGAGGATTTCGCGCGCTGGCTCGACTGCAAGACGCAGGAACCGCGCGACGTGGTGGACCTGATGCGGCCGATCGACGATGGCTTCTTCGAGGCTATCCCCATCTCCGACAAGGTGAATAAGGTCGCCAATATGGGGCCGGATATTCTGGAACCGGTCGAGGAACGCGCTGAGATGCCGGCGAAGGAAACGAAAAAGGGCGCAGAAGCGCCCCCGTCATCGGATCAGCTCTCGCTCTTCTGAGCGATCAGTCGTCGTGCAACTGAAGCACGGCCGGAAGATCGCGCTTGCGGCGCACATCGGCGGACTTGATCTCCGGCTTGCAGCGCGTGGCGGCGACAACGGCGGGCAGGCCGAGCGGCTTGTAGCGCTCCTGCAGGTTCTCGTTGGCGGCGTGCTGTACCGGTTGTTTCTTTGCGGTCGACATTTCATTCTCCTGAGGTGGTTTCATCAGGCAGCCCCGTATATCCCCCGGTCGCTACCCCCGATGAGCCATGCATTTACAGGCCCCATTCGGCCAAATTCTGCTCAAATTTTGATCGCACTGCGGCGGCGGCCCGAAACCACCGGTTTTGGCGGTCAACAATTGTGACCGGCGCTAACATTCATTTTGCGGGATTCTGCCGCACTTTTACCAGCAGCGCGGCCGCCACGACGGCGCGGATGGCCACCGGATTGTAGCGGGCGACGAGGTTGGCCTCGGGGCGGGACGGGGTCTTTGCGGCGTTCATGATGCTGGTCCTTCGATCTGTTGGCCTGGTGCCTCTCTTCTTGCATGGAAGCGCCGGGCGGCCTGTCACCGTGGTAACAGGCGGAACGGACAGGATTTTCGCTCGGGAGGGCATGCGCCCGCTTGACCGCACGTCCGCGCGGCGCGATAAAGCAAGCCATGAAAACGGTACTCTGCATTCGCCGGAGCATTATTCGCTAGCGCACGCGCTGGCCCGGCCGTTTTCGTCCCCCAAAATCCCCGGATGACAACGACCCGGCCAGCCGGGTGCACGCATTTTGGGAGATTCCTATGGCCGATAAGCCGGTCCTGACGCTGTACAACACGCTCACGCGCTCGAAGGAGGCCTTCGCCCCCATCGATCCCGACAATGTGCGCATGTATGTCTGCGGCCCGACGGTCTATGATTTCGCCCATATCGGCAATGCGCGGCCGGTCATCGTCTTCGACGTGCTGTTCCGGCTGTTGCGCCATGTCTATGGCGAGAGCCATGTCACCTATGCGCGCAACATCACGGATGTCGACGACAAGATCAACGCGCGGGCGCTTCGCGATTTCGGCGGCGAGATCGCCGACGGCACGCTGTCGCTCAACGAGGCGATCCGCCGCGTGACGGAGAAGACGGCGAACCAGTTCCACGCCGACATCGTTGCGCTCGGCGCCATGCCGCCGACCTATGAGCCGCGCGCGACCGAGTTCGTCGAGCCGCGCGCGGACGGCAAGGTGGACATGATCACCTTGATTCAACGTCTCATCGAACGTGGCCATGCCTATGTTGCCAATGGCGAAGTGCTGTTCGACACGCAGTCGATGGCCGACTATGGCGACCTCTCCAAGCGCAATCTCGACGAGCAGCAGGCCGGCGCCCGCATCGCCGTCGACGCGCACAAGAAAAACCCCGGCGACTTCGTGCTGTGGAAGCTCTCCTCGCCGGAAGAGCCGGGCTGGGCCTCTCCCTGGGGCCGCGGTCGTCCGGGCTGGCATATCGAGTGCTCGGCCATGTCCGCCGCCTATCTCGGCGAGGTCTTCGACATTCACGGCGGCGGCCTCGACCTCATCTTCCCGCACCACGAGAACGAGATCGCCCAGTCGCGCTGCGCGCATGGCACCAAGGTCATGGCGAATGTGTGGATGCACAACGGCTTCCTGCAGGTCGAAGGCCGCAAGATGTCGAAGTCGGAAGGCAATTTCTTCACGATCGCCGAACTGCTGCACGAAGAAAAGTTCGGCGGCCGCAAATGGCCGGGCGAGGTGCTGCGCCTTGCTATGCTGATGACGCACTACCGCGAGCCGATCGACTTCAGCGTGAAGCGCCTCGAAGAGGCCGAGCGGCTCATCGCCAAGTGGCCGACAGGCGGCGACCCGGCACAGGGCCGCGTGGATGAGAGCGTTCGCGCGCCGCTGCTCGACGACCTCAACACGGTCGCCGCCGTGCAGGCCCTGCACGCGCTCGCCCAATGCGCCAACAACGATGCGCTGATGCTGCCGGTCTTCGCCGCCAGCGCCCGGCTTCTCGGCGTGCTGCCGAAGAAAGCGGAAGTCTCCAAGGCGCTGGAGGACAGCATCGACACGCTCATCCAACTTCGCCTCGAAATGCTGAAGGCGAAGAATTTCGCGGAAGCCGACAAGATCCGCGACGACCTTTCCTCGAAGGGCGTCCAGCTCAAGGACGGCAAGGACCCGGCAACGGGCGAGCGCGTGACGACGTGGGAGGTGAAGCGGTGAGGTTGTGTAGGGCTCGGTGAAGGCATATGCTTAGGCATATGCCGAAATCCATGGAGGTCGCTATGAATGCAAGACCGCAGGACGTGACTGAAGCAGCGCAGGAGCGGGAGGTGAAACTTTTCCGCAACGGCCGCAATCAGGCCGTTCGCATTCCTGTCGAGTTCGAACTTCCCGGCAACGAGGCGGTGATGCGCAAGGAAGGCGACCGCCTCATCCTTGAGCCGAAGCCGAGAAAAATGGGGTTGGCCGCCCTGCTTGCGACCTTTGAACCCTGGGAAGGCGAATTTCCGGAATTAGACGAAACGACGCCGCCTCCGGAGGATGTCGAGCTGTGACCACCTTTCGCTACATGCTCGACACCAACATTATTTCGGACATGGTTCGCAATCCCGAGGGTGCGGCCGCCGGCCGCGCGACCGCGGTGCCGACGGACGAACTCTGTACAAGCGCCATAGTCGCTTCGGAATTGCGCTACGGCTTGAGGAAAAAGGGAGCCGTTTCCCTGGCTCGCCGCGTCGAGGCCGTTCTGGAGGAGATCACGATTCTTCCCTACGACCCGCCGGTCTCCTTTGCCTATGCGCAAACGCGCGATGTGCTCGAACGCAAGGGACAGCCTATCGGCTATACAGACCTCTTCATCGCCGCCCACGCCCTGTCGCTCGACCTGACGCTAGTCACGGCGAACGTTCGCGAATTCTCGCGGGTGGAGGGTCTGAAGGTCGAAAACTGGTTGGAGCCGGAATCATGACCACACCCTTCTATACCGGCGGGTGCCAGTGCGGCGCCGTGCGCTTTCATGTCGAGGGAGCACTCGGCGATGCGTCGGTCTGTCATTGCCGCATGTGCCAGAAGGCGAGCGGCAATTTCTACCTGCCGCTCGTCTCCGTGCGGCAGGCAAGGCTCACCTGGACGCGGGGAGAGCCCAGGCGCTTCCAGTCGTCGAACCACGGCTATCGCGGCTTCTGCGCGGATTGCGGCACGCCGCTGACCTACGAGGCGCCGGATGGCGTGGCGCTCACCATCGCCGCCTTCGATGATCCGGCCGAGATTGCGCCGCGCATCCAGTGGGGCATCGAGGCGAAGCTGCCCTATGTTGATGCGATCCGTGACCTGCCGGGCGAGGAGACGATGGCCGATCAGGATGCGGCCTCCTTCCTTGCCGATCTCGTCTCCTACCAGCATCCCGACCACGACACGGACGAATGGCCGCCGGAGCGCAAGCCATGAGCATATCGCGCATCTTTACCGGCGGCTGCCAGTGCGGCGCGGTGCGCTACCGCGTCGAAGGCACGCTGGCCGATCCGCACCTTTGCCATTGCCGCATGTGCCAGAAGGCGGCCGGCAACTATTTCCTGCCGCTCGCCAATGCACCGCGCGAGAGGATTTCCGTCACCCGCGGCAAGCCCGGCTGGTTCAAGTCCTCGGATATCGTGCGGCGCGGCTTCTGCCGGGACTGCGGCACGCCGCTTTTCTATGAGGAACAGGGCTCGGGGCATATCAATGTGACGCTCGGCTCGCTCGACGATCCCGACGATCTGCGCCCCGCCGCCCAGTCCGGCGTCGAATCGCGCGTTGTCTGGTTTTCGCAATTGCCGAAGCTTCCCGAGCACGAGAGCAATGAAGGGGAATGCGGCGAGACGCGCCATGTGACGATCCGCGACTCGAACCGCCAGCATCCCGACTACGACACCGATCACTGGCCGCCGGAGGAGTAAGACATGACCGAAACCGTTCGTACCGGAGGCTGCCAGTGCGGCGCCGTCCGCTTCCGCATCAAGGGAGAGCTCGGCCGTCCGTCGATCTGCCATTGCCGCATGTGCCAGAAGCAGTTCGGCGGCTTCTTCGGCCCGCTCGTCACCGCCAAGGGCGAGACGGAATGGACGCGCGAGGAGCCGACCTACTTCCAGTCGTCGATCAACATCGCCCGCGGCTTCTGCAAGCAGTGCGGCACGCCGCTCACCTACAAGCATCCCGGCGGGCTGGAGATCGCCATCGGCGCCTTCGACGACCGCAGCGATCTGGCGCCGCAGATCCAGGTCAATTACGGCGCGCGCCTTCCGTGGGTCGAGGCGATCTTCTCCGCCCCGGTCCATGACGACCCGGACTATTACAGCCAGCAGGAGAAGATCATCTCCTTCCAGCACCCCGACCACGAAACCGAAAACTGGCCTGCCCACGGACTGAAATTATGAGCGAAGCCTTGCGTACCCTCTATCCCGAGATCGAACCCTATGCCTCGGGCCATCTCGACGTCGGCGACGGGCATCTCGTCTACTGGGAGCGCGTCGGCACGCCGGGCGCCAAGCCGGCGGTCTTCCTGCATGGAGGGCCTGGCGGCACGATCTCGCCGAGCCATCGCCGCCTGTTCGATCCCGACCTTTACGACGTGACGCTTTTCGACCAGCGCGGCTGCGGCAAGTCCACGCCGCATGCCTGGCTCGACGCCAACACGACCTGGCACCTCGTCGCCGACATTGAGCGGTTGCGCGAGATGGCGGGTGCGCGGGAATGGCTGGTCTTCGGCGGGTCCTGGGGCTCGACGCTGGCGCTCGCCTATGCGGAAAAACACCCCGAACGGGTGTCCGAACTCGTCCTTCGCGGCATCTACATGCTCACCAAAGCCGAACTCGACTGGTATTACCAGTTCGGCGTCTCGGAAATGTTCCCCGACAAGTGGGAGCGCTTCGTGGCACCGATCGCGCCGGAAGAGCGCCACGAGATGATGCAGGCCTACTATCGTCGCCTGACCGGTGACGACAAGGCGGTGCGCATCGCCGCCGCCAAGGCCTGGAGCCTCTGGGAGGGCGAGACGATCACGCTCTTGCCGGAGCCCGCGACGAGCGGCCGCTTCGGCGAGGACGAGTTCGCCGACGCCTTCGCGCGGCTGGAAACCCACTTCTTCGTCAATGCCGGCTGGCTGGAGGAAGGTCAGCTTTTGCGCGATGCGCACAAGCTGAAGGACATTCCCGGCGTCATCGTGCACGGCCGCTACGACATGCCGTGCCCGGCGAAGAATGCCTGGGCGCTGCACAAGGCCTGGCCGCGGTCGGAATTCTATCTGATCGAAGGGGCGGGGCATGCCTATTCGGAGCCCGGCATCCTCGACCGGCTGATTTATGCGACCGACACATTCGCCGGCAAGAAGTAAGACAAGACTGCCTCCCGGGAGGGAACTCATGAAAGACCGTATCTACCTTTTCGACACCACGCTGCGCGACGGCCAGCAGACCCCCGGCATCGACTTTTCCGTCGAGGACAAGATCGCGATCGCCGGCATGCTGGATGCGTTCGGCCTGGACTATGTCGAGGGCGGCTATCCGGGCGCCAATCCGACGGATACGGCTTTCTTCTCGAAGAAGCGCACCGGCAGCGCGAAATTCGTCGCCTTCGGCATGACGAAACGCGCCGGCGTTTCCGCCTCCAACGATCCCGGCCTTGCCGCTCTGCTCGGCTCGAGGAGCGATGCCATCTGTCTCGTGGCGAAGAGCTGGGACTATCATGTGCGTGTCGCGCTCGGCTGTTCCAACGAGGAGAACCTCGAAAGCATCGCCGAATCCGTGAAGGCCGTCGCCGCCTCCGGGCGTGAGGCCATGGTCGACTGCGAGCATTTCTTCGACGGCTACAAGGCCAATCCGGACTATGCGCTGGCATGCGCCACGACGGCTTTTCATTCCGGCGCGCGCTGGGTCGTGCTCTGCGACACCAATGGCGGCACGCAGCCTTCCGAGGTGCAGGCGATCGTGAAGGCGGTGGTGGCCGCTGGCGTGCCGGGCGAAAACCTCGGCATCCACGCGCACAATGATACGGGGCAGGCGGTCGCCAATTCGCTCGCCGCCGTCGAGGCCGGCGTGCGCCAGATCCAGGGCACACTGAACGGCATCGGCGAGCGCTGCGGCAATGCCAATCTCGTGACGCTCATCCCGACGCTGGCGCTGAAGGAAGCCTACAGTGCCCGTTTCGAGATCGGCATCGACTCGGAAAAGCTCACCGGCCTCACCAAGCTGGCACACACATTCGACGAGCTGCTGAACCGTTCGCCGGACCATCAGGCGCCCTATGTCGGCGCCTCTGCCTTCGCCACCAAGGCCGGCATCCACGCCTCGGCGCTCCTGAAGGACCCGCGCACTTACGAGCATGTCACGCCGGAAAGCGTCGGCAACCTGCGCAAGGTCATGGTGTCGGACCAGGGTGGCAAGGCGAATTTCATCAATGCTCTGAAGCTGCGCGGCATTACGGTCGGCAAGGACGATCCGAAGCTCGACCGCCTCATCCAGATCGTCAAGGAGCGCGAGGCGACCGGCTATGCCTATGAGGGCGCGGATGCGAGCTTTGCGCTGCTCGCCTATCGCACGCTCGGCTCGGTGCCGGATTTCTTCCATGTCGAAAGCTTCCGTGTCATGGTCGAGCGCCGCTACGACGTCAACGGCCAGCTCAAGACGGTGTCGGAAGCGGTGGTGCGCGTCGTCGTCGACGGCGAGACCATGATGTCGGTCGCCGAAGGCCACGGCCCGGTCAATGCGCTCGACCTTGCGCTGCGCAAGGACCTCGGCAAGTACCAGGCCGAGATCGCCGACCTGGAACTGGCGGACTACAAGGTGCGTATCCTCAATGGCGGCACGGAAGCCATCACGCGGGTCCTCATCGAATCGACCGATGCCTCCGGCGCGCGCTGGTGGACCGTCGGCGTCTCCGACAACATCATCGACGCCTCCTTCCAGGCGCTGATGGACTCCATCGTCTACAAGCTCCTGAAGAACCGCGGGGAGGCCGGAAGGGTTGCGGCGGAATAGCGCCAAGGTTCAGCGAAGCTCAATCATCCCTTCACCGGAATGAATTGGTGCATTCACGATCGTTGGAGTATCCGGTCGAGGAATCCGATAAATCGACGGGAATTGACACCATGGCCGACGCAAATTCCTCCAGCGGCCCCCAGGCAGGCGATTCGCCGCGCGGTTTCGTCTTCGCCCTGATCGCCTACGTGCTCTGGGGCTTCCTGCCCTTCTTCATGAAGGCGGTGGCGCATATTCCGGCATCCGAAGTGGTGGCGCATCGCATCATCTGGTCGGTGCC
It includes:
- a CDS encoding NUDIX hydrolase, with translation MKKSKKPQPASSAIIERDGRYLLVLRSKPPSDAMYAFPGGRGEEGETPAETAIRELLEETGIQGEKPMLFATYDLPGREDGPGSPSFFLSVFKVKADPMAVAVASDDAASVGWYTAAQIEKMPAPDSVRECILRLEAERTGRGA
- a CDS encoding type II toxin-antitoxin system VapC family toxin, with protein sequence MLDTNIISDMVRNPEGAAAGRATAVPTDELCTSAIVASELRYGLRKKGAVSLARRVEAVLEEITILPYDPPVSFAYAQTRDVLERKGQPIGYTDLFIAAHALSLDLTLVTANVREFSRVEGLKVENWLEPES
- a CDS encoding TIGR02301 family protein, giving the protein MKVIRLALLLALAFAAPALAQQAKGDKAKETPPTPAVEEKPAPYDERLERLSEIVGAVHYLRNLCMDKAEDNWRASMQRLIELEAANEPKRQEKLTAAFNRGYRSFAAIYTACTDSAVVAEERYRNEGATLATEITARFGN
- the cimA gene encoding citramalate synthase; the protein is MKDRIYLFDTTLRDGQQTPGIDFSVEDKIAIAGMLDAFGLDYVEGGYPGANPTDTAFFSKKRTGSAKFVAFGMTKRAGVSASNDPGLAALLGSRSDAICLVAKSWDYHVRVALGCSNEENLESIAESVKAVAASGREAMVDCEHFFDGYKANPDYALACATTAFHSGARWVVLCDTNGGTQPSEVQAIVKAVVAAGVPGENLGIHAHNDTGQAVANSLAAVEAGVRQIQGTLNGIGERCGNANLVTLIPTLALKEAYSARFEIGIDSEKLTGLTKLAHTFDELLNRSPDHQAPYVGASAFATKAGIHASALLKDPRTYEHVTPESVGNLRKVMVSDQGGKANFINALKLRGITVGKDDPKLDRLIQIVKEREATGYAYEGADASFALLAYRTLGSVPDFFHVESFRVMVERRYDVNGQLKTVSEAVVRVVVDGETMMSVAEGHGPVNALDLALRKDLGKYQAEIADLELADYKVRILNGGTEAITRVLIESTDASGARWWTVGVSDNIIDASFQALMDSIVYKLLKNRGEAGRVAAE
- a CDS encoding antitoxin encodes the protein MNARPQDVTEAAQEREVKLFRNGRNQAVRIPVEFELPGNEAVMRKEGDRLILEPKPRKMGLAALLATFEPWEGEFPELDETTPPPEDVEL
- a CDS encoding SOS response-associated peptidase, whose protein sequence is MCGRFALLAKTDLAEAYFDLAELDDLPERYNIAPTQPILIVVADDRQRPGSNLPERKAMLVRWGFMPGWVKDPRDFPLLINARSETAIGKASFRAAMRHRRILVPATGFFEWRRPEEKGAKAQAYFIRPKKGEIVAFAGLMETWSSADGSEVDTGAILTTAANNDISRIHDRMPVVIRQEDFARWLDCKTQEPRDVVDLMRPIDDGFFEAIPISDKVNKVANMGPDILEPVEERAEMPAKETKKGAEAPPSSDQLSLF
- the cysS gene encoding cysteine--tRNA ligase: MADKPVLTLYNTLTRSKEAFAPIDPDNVRMYVCGPTVYDFAHIGNARPVIVFDVLFRLLRHVYGESHVTYARNITDVDDKINARALRDFGGEIADGTLSLNEAIRRVTEKTANQFHADIVALGAMPPTYEPRATEFVEPRADGKVDMITLIQRLIERGHAYVANGEVLFDTQSMADYGDLSKRNLDEQQAGARIAVDAHKKNPGDFVLWKLSSPEEPGWASPWGRGRPGWHIECSAMSAAYLGEVFDIHGGGLDLIFPHHENEIAQSRCAHGTKVMANVWMHNGFLQVEGRKMSKSEGNFFTIAELLHEEKFGGRKWPGEVLRLAMLMTHYREPIDFSVKRLEEAERLIAKWPTGGDPAQGRVDESVRAPLLDDLNTVAAVQALHALAQCANNDALMLPVFAASARLLGVLPKKAEVSKALEDSIDTLIQLRLEMLKAKNFAEADKIRDDLSSKGVQLKDGKDPATGERVTTWEVKR
- a CDS encoding GFA family protein, translating into MSISRIFTGGCQCGAVRYRVEGTLADPHLCHCRMCQKAAGNYFLPLANAPRERISVTRGKPGWFKSSDIVRRGFCRDCGTPLFYEEQGSGHINVTLGSLDDPDDLRPAAQSGVESRVVWFSQLPKLPEHESNEGECGETRHVTIRDSNRQHPDYDTDHWPPEE
- a CDS encoding GFA family protein; this translates as MTETVRTGGCQCGAVRFRIKGELGRPSICHCRMCQKQFGGFFGPLVTAKGETEWTREEPTYFQSSINIARGFCKQCGTPLTYKHPGGLEIAIGAFDDRSDLAPQIQVNYGARLPWVEAIFSAPVHDDPDYYSQQEKIISFQHPDHETENWPAHGLKL
- a CDS encoding GFA family protein; translated protein: MTTPFYTGGCQCGAVRFHVEGALGDASVCHCRMCQKASGNFYLPLVSVRQARLTWTRGEPRRFQSSNHGYRGFCADCGTPLTYEAPDGVALTIAAFDDPAEIAPRIQWGIEAKLPYVDAIRDLPGEETMADQDAASFLADLVSYQHPDHDTDEWPPERKP
- the pip gene encoding prolyl aminopeptidase, which gives rise to MSEALRTLYPEIEPYASGHLDVGDGHLVYWERVGTPGAKPAVFLHGGPGGTISPSHRRLFDPDLYDVTLFDQRGCGKSTPHAWLDANTTWHLVADIERLREMAGAREWLVFGGSWGSTLALAYAEKHPERVSELVLRGIYMLTKAELDWYYQFGVSEMFPDKWERFVAPIAPEERHEMMQAYYRRLTGDDKAVRIAAAKAWSLWEGETITLLPEPATSGRFGEDEFADAFARLETHFFVNAGWLEEGQLLRDAHKLKDIPGVIVHGRYDMPCPAKNAWALHKAWPRSEFYLIEGAGHAYSEPGILDRLIYATDTFAGKK